A section of the Castanea sativa cultivar Marrone di Chiusa Pesio chromosome 12, ASM4071231v1 genome encodes:
- the LOC142618873 gene encoding uncharacterized protein LOC142618873 isoform X2, giving the protein MKRRISKTTHTDPSPIIGPTLPQRGGHRGIRSSDFRYSNPTSQSTKDMSCRKRVKLTDLDVNIPLSCRINASSTALGGRQSPRSDDPKTSKFALLRN; this is encoded by the exons ATGAAGCGACGAATTTCCAAAACTACTCATACAGATCCATCACCGATCATCGGACCAACTCTACCACAACGTGGTGGTCACCGTGGAATTCGGAGCTCCGATTTCCGCTATTCAAATCCAACTTCCCAATCAACCAAAG ATATGAGCTGCAGGAAAAGAGTAAAGCTTACAGATCTTGATGTCAATATTCCCTTAAGTTGCAGAATAAATGCTTCTTCCACAGCTTTAGGAGGAAGACAGAGTCCAAGAT CCGATGACCCCAAAACTTCCAAATTTGCACTTTTAAGAAATTGA
- the LOC142620888 gene encoding TMV resistance protein N-like — protein sequence MRTQGASPLTSSSSSSRQWIYDVFLSFRGMDTRNSFTDHLYAALQRSGIFTFRDNERLERGKSISPELMKAIEESRFAIVILSKNYASSTWCLDELAKIIQCMKEMEMTVLPIFYGVDPFDVRKQMGSFVQAFAEHEERLKEDTKNVQTWRAALSEVANLSGWHLQDRYETEVIEDIVKVIFNKLVYAFLIDTKGLVGITSKVEKLMSHLALEPNNVRIIGIWGTGGMGKTTLARVVYSMISKQFEACSFIANVREVNEKHGILQLQQTLLNDLLILRDTNVKDVDNGILMIKNRLRHKKILLVLDDVNELGQLNKLVAENNWFGLGSRVIITTRDVHLLMTHKVDGIYEIEGLSYDEAFHLFNSKAFDKEHPTEDYLELSQAFIHYANGLPLAIEVLGSFLYNRSTYEWKSELDRLKEFPEGKILNVLQLSFDGLQETEKEIFLHIAFFLNYINQETIIAILDRLQLYPKIGLRVLIDKSLIKLQDDQLWMHDLLQEMGRDIVRKECPKDPGKRSRLWLYKDIDNVLTKNTGTETIQGIVLKLPEPKEAHWDPESFSKMHHLKFLIIGNFHLSHGPKHLSNDLGFLDWSEYPSKSLPASFQPNELIELHLCCSNIERLWKGTKSCEMLKFIELKRSLKFFETPDFTKIPILEKLVLEGCINLCEIHPSIGFHKKLTLLNLKGCKNLRSLPRKFEMESLDILILSECSNLKRIPEFGENMNHVTELYLDGTAITKLPTSIGNLSSLASLNVRDCKNLMSLPSTFFNMTWLKDLNLCGCSKLLENLGSRESIEVNGQMASSNAIFETFKKIAFGGFQLLPFYPMPRSSESMGLLLSSLIGLSSLTELNLSYCNLKKIPNDIGGLLSLKCLDLSGNNFDCLPESIAQLSILNQLRVRNCMSLRSFPKLPSNIGYIVGHGCSSLESLPDQLKPNSLFEARIFFTDCSKLAENQGFIDLFFSVIKNSAQGLSPKYGGKRYGMVFPRSEIPQWFSHQCMRDEVNIMEPFSHFRNEWIGIAACVVFCSVPHHQYHSSRSISCKMRVNGIYRSSSPNHYEIIALSDNIWLFYVLPQYFSEEEDIKSLWECDANGFCEIGIKIHNKPTSLVKKCGLRVVYKKDIENLNRTVVQCSNNNSIIPYKGLKESLNLWPMVNIVRS from the exons ATGAGAACTCAAGGAGCCTCACCGTTgacatcatcatcttcttcttcaagacAGTGGATATATGACGTTTTCCTTAGTTTCAGAGGCATGGACACACGCAATAGTTTCACAGACCATCTATATGCTGCCTTACAACGTTCGGGTATTTTTACCTTTAGAGACAATGAAAGACTCGAGAGAGGAAAATCTATTTCACCAGAGCTCATGAAAGCAATAGAAGAATCAAGATTTGCTAttgttattctctcaaaaaactaTGCATCTTCAACATGGTGCTTGGATGAACTTGCAAAGATCATTCAATGCATGAAAGAGATGGAAATGACTGTTCTACCTATTTTTTATGGTGTAGACCCATTTGATGTACGAAAACAAATGGGAAGCTTTGTACAAGCCTTTGCTGAGCATGAAGAACGTTTGAAGGAGGACACAAAGAATGTGCAAACTTGGAGAGCTGCTTTGAGTGAAGTGGCCAATCTCTCTGGATGGCATTTACAAGATAG GTATGAGACAGAAGTTATTGAAGACATTGTAAAAGTGATATTCAATAAACTTGTTTATGCATTCTTAATAGATACCAAGGGACTAGTAGGAATAACTTCCAAAGTTGAGAAATTGATGTCACATTTAGCTTTAGAGCCAAACAATGTTCGCATTATAGGAATTTGGGGGACGGGAGGAATGGGAAAAACAACTCTAGCAAGAGTTGTTTATAGTATGATTTCCAAGCAATTTGAAGCATGTAGTTTTATTGCTAATGTTAGGGAAGTTAATGAAAAACATGGCATACTTCAGTTACAACAAACACTTTTGAATGATCTTTTGATTCTTAGAGATACGAATGTAAAAGATGTTGATAATGGAATTCTCATGATCAAGAATAGGTTACGTCACAAAAAgattcttcttgttcttgatgaTGTAAATGAATTAGGACAATTGAACAAATTAGTTGCGGAGAACAATTGGTTTGGTCTAGGTAGTAGAGTTATAATCACAACAAGAGATGTGCATTTGCTAATGACACATAAAGTTGATGGAATATATGAGATTGAAGGATTGAGTTATGATGAAGCTTTTCATCTGTTTAATTCAAAAGCTTTTGACAAAGAGCATCCTACAGAAGATTATCTAGAGCTGTCCCAAGCCTTTATACATTATGCTAATGGCCTTCCTTTAGCCATTGAGGTTTTGGGTTCCTTTCTGTACAATAGAAGCACATATGAATGGAAAAGTGAACTAGATAGGCTTAAAGAATTtcctgaaggaaaaattctcaATGTACTTCAATTAAGTTTTGACGGACTACAAGAAACAGAGAAGGAAATTTTCCTGCATATTGCATTTTTCTTGAATTATATAAATCAAGAAACTATTATAGCAATATTAGATCGTCTTCAACTTTACCCTAAAATTGGATTAAGGGTTCTTATTGATAAATCTCTCATCAAATTGCAAGACGATCAATTGTGGATGCATGATTTACTCCAAGAAATGGGTCGAGATATAGTTCGTAAAGAGTGCCCCAAAGATCCTGGAAAGCGTAGTAGATTGTGGTTGTATAAAGATATTGACAATGTGTTAACAAAAAATACG GGAACGGAAACAATTCAAGGCATAGTCTTAAAGTTGCCTGAACCAAAAGAGGCACATTGGGATCCTGAATCCTTTTCAAAGATGCATCATCTGAAGTTCCTCATAATTGGAAATTTTCACCTCAGCCATGGTCCCAAACATCTTTCTAATGACTTAGGATTTCTTGATTGGAGTGAGTATCCTTCAAAATCTTTGCCAGCAAGTTTCCAACCAAATGAGTTGATTGAACTACACCTGTGTTGTAGCAACATTGAACGACTTTGGAAAGGAACAAAG TCTTGTGAGATGTTGAAATTCATCGAACTAAAAAGAtctctaaaattttttgaaacccCTGACTTCACCAAAATCCCAATTCTTGAGAAGTTGGTTCTTGAAGGTTGTATAAATTTATGCGAGATACATCCATCAATCGGATTTCACAAAAAGCTTACTCTACTTAATCTAAAAGGTTGCAAAAACCTCAGAAGTCTCCCAAGAAAGTTTGAAATGGAGTCTCTTGATATCCTTATTCTTTCTGAATGctctaatttaaaaagaattcCAGAATTTGGGGAGAACATGAATCATGTAACAGAGCTTTACTTGGATGGCACTGCTATTACAAAACTACCCACATCAATTGGGAATTTGAGCAGTCTTGCTTCATTGAATGTAAGGGATTGCAAAAATCTTATGTCTCTTCCTAGCACATTTTTTAATATGACATGGCTTAAAGATCTCAATCTTTGTGGCTGCTCAAAACTACTAGAGAACTTGGGGAGTCGTGAAAGTATTGAAGTGAACGGACAGATGGCTTCTTCTAATGCTATTTTcgaaacttttaaaaaaatagcttTTGGTGGATTTCAGCTTCTCCCTTTTTATCCAATGCCAAGAAGTTCTGAATCCATGGGCTTGCTATTGTCTTCTCTAATTGGTTTGTCTTCTTTGACCGAATTGAATTTAAGTTATTGCAATCTCAAGAAAATCCCCAATGATATTGGCGGCTTACTCTCTTTAAAATGTTTAGATCTAAGTGGAAATAATTTTGATTGCCTTCCGGAAAGCATTGCTCAATTATCTATCCTGAACCAGTTAAGGGTGAGGAATTGCATGAGTCTTCGATCCTTTCCAAAGCTTCCTTCAAATATAGGTTACATTGTTGGACATGGTTGCTCCTCATTGGAATCGTTACCAGATCAATTGAAACCAAATTCCTTATTTGAGGCAAGAATCTTTTTTACAGATTGCAGTAAACTGGCTGAAAATCAAGGATTCATTGACTTGTTTTTTTCAGTGATAAAAAACTCCgctcag GGACTCTCTCCTAAATATGGTGGTAAGAGATATGGTATGGTCTTTCCTAGAAGTGAAATTCCGCAATGGTTCAGCCATCAATGTATGAGGGATGAAGTGAATATAATGGAACCTTTTTCTCATTTTCGTAATGAGTGGATAGGTATTGCTGCTTGCGTTGTTTTTTGTTCTGTTCCACATCACCAATATCACAGCTCCCGTTCCATTTCATGCAAAATGAGAGTCAATGGAATATATAGGTCTTCTTCACCAAACCATTACGAAATAATTGCTTTATCAGATAATATTTGGCTGTTTTATGTGCTTCCCCAATACTTCTCGGAGGAGGAGGACATCAAATCACTGTGGGAATGTGATGCAAATGGATTTTGTGAGATTGGAATTAAAATTCATAACAAACCTACAAGCCTGGTGAAGAAATGCGGATTGCGTGTGGTATACAAGAAAGACATTGAAAATCTCAACCGTACTGTGGTTCAGTGTAGCAACAACAACAGCATCATTCCTTATAAGGGCTTGAAGGAATCCCTGAATTTATGGCCCATGGTAAATATTGTGAGGAGTTAG